From a single Deinococcus humi genomic region:
- a CDS encoding DUF3995 domain-containing protein, producing MTAHRAVSIGAALLTGTIASVHVYWAAGGKVGLTAALPEADGGGPLFMPSPVMTLGVAAGLAGMSAAALDATSPRMRWPLRLTTLVFLLRAVGDGRTVGLTRQRTESRFARNDARLYTPLCLCLTALYGVLAVRRSRQ from the coding sequence TTGACTGCCCACCGTGCCGTCTCCATCGGTGCGGCCCTGCTCACGGGCACCATCGCGTCCGTGCATGTGTACTGGGCAGCCGGCGGCAAGGTGGGGCTGACAGCGGCCCTCCCCGAGGCGGACGGCGGCGGACCGCTGTTCATGCCCTCCCCCGTGATGACGCTGGGTGTGGCCGCAGGGCTGGCGGGCATGAGCGCGGCCGCCCTGGACGCCACCTCGCCCCGGATGCGCTGGCCCTTGCGCCTGACCACCCTCGTGTTCCTGCTGCGGGCCGTCGGGGATGGCCGCACGGTCGGCTTGACCCGGCAGCGTACCGAGAGCCGGTTTGCCCGCAACGATGCGCGGCTGTACACCCCGCTCTGCCTGTGCCTGACCGCCCTGTACGGTGTGCTCGCCGTCAGGCGCAGCAGGCAATAG